A genomic stretch from Acidimicrobiia bacterium includes:
- a CDS encoding DNA-binding transcriptional regulator FabR (negatively controls the expression of fabA and fabB, genes involved in the unsaturated fatty acid biosynthesis), whose protein sequence is ANNANLFRLLRGEGAGSTPEFRRAIQKEIDRFADDLADDLRREAKATNRPIANIDLAAQAMVTVAFNLGAAAIDLPPEEREEVRQRIIVEVRMIMRGAQAMAGPKTK, encoded by the coding sequence GCGAACAACGCCAACCTCTTCCGGTTGCTGCGGGGAGAGGGAGCTGGCAGTACACCCGAGTTCCGACGGGCGATCCAAAAGGAAATCGACCGCTTCGCCGACGACCTTGCCGACGACCTCCGTCGTGAAGCGAAAGCCACCAACCGGCCCATCGCCAACATCGACCTCGCCGCCCAAGCAATGGTGACCGTGGCATTCAATCTGGGGGCGGCCGCCATCGATCTTCCACCCGAAGAAAGAGAAGAGGTCAGGCAGCGAATTATCGTCGAGGTCCGCATGATCATGCGCGGCGCCCAGGCTATGGCAGGACCGAAGACCAAGTAG
- a CDS encoding c-type cytochrome — protein sequence MVDHSGDAELKASTDRWMFVGLVLMGLFVLAFPLYRWYEPAARTAARAQQIDSQAALGSQIFEFNCSSCHGAEGRGGTAPALATQQFLGMVTDDQIVHFVSLGTPGSEMVGYSIDNNGPLTSQQIRAVATYLRSLEDVAIDNSSWRYPLAAEGLTGRDIFVLGCSRCHGLQLEGGEGIPALGVGTEAAEDSDARIAKRIREGEDEMPAFGGTLGEEQIQMLIAYLREAQAKSP from the coding sequence GTGGTCGACCATTCCGGGGACGCCGAACTAAAGGCTTCCACCGACCGGTGGATGTTCGTGGGTCTCGTGCTTATGGGCCTGTTCGTACTCGCCTTTCCTCTGTATCGGTGGTACGAACCAGCGGCACGCACGGCTGCTAGGGCCCAGCAGATCGACAGCCAAGCCGCGCTGGGCTCACAGATTTTCGAGTTCAACTGTTCGAGCTGTCACGGCGCCGAGGGGCGAGGTGGTACCGCACCGGCTCTCGCAACACAGCAGTTCTTGGGGATGGTGACCGACGACCAGATTGTTCATTTCGTGTCGCTCGGCACTCCCGGCTCCGAAATGGTCGGATACTCGATCGACAACAACGGGCCGTTGACCTCCCAGCAGATCCGGGCGGTGGCGACCTACCTACGGTCCCTCGAAGACGTGGCCATCGACAACTCAAGCTGGCGCTATCCGTTGGCAGCGGAGGGACTTACAGGACGCGACATCTTTGTGCTTGGCTGCTCGCGTTGCCACGGACTCCAGCTCGAAGGCGGCGAGGGTATACCCGCACTTGGTGTCGGAACGGAAGCGGCTGAAGATTCGGATGCTCGTATTGCGAAGCGTATTCGCGAGGGCGAAGATGAGATGCCGGCCTTCGGAGGGACGCTCGGTGAAGAACAGATCCAGATGCTTATCGCGTATCTCCGAGAGGCGCAGGCAAAGTCACCGTGA